The Drosophila teissieri strain GT53w chromosome X, Prin_Dtei_1.1, whole genome shotgun sequence genome has a segment encoding these proteins:
- the LOC122624175 gene encoding uncharacterized protein LOC122624175 isoform X2 produces MSSRKLPGGSGGADEATSAAAPLDDNANASVVIPASSEEPTMGVGEEMPIISKTRTSTSSVEPAEEPTVAVELDGEKELESTPVSKTPRSTPTPTLTPAVTPTASDGVAAKSVRVTRHSSPLLLISSPTTSRREVGDGALDTEEPTGSGGQRKSSVERSLVPVIRGRKSIKDLKEAKEVKSEEAPAAASDSRAARGATPGQVKEQHVGDGNELESLPITDKKDHKDTKDKEVERETDQDAEKEKSAQTEIIADTEKSVEKDKFTEKDKAADKDGGKEKESDANKDIDKEKEKAKEALPPVVPIAPVTPTCNRVTRKSHAQEQAINTRVTRNRRQSSTVGSNSSSAALLVAANSSVTEQPPPSRGRRKKPVVVAPPLEPAVKRKRSQDAEADPDVNNSTKYSKVEVLKSEEAEAPEEDSTAVAIKQEPVDGSEVSSISPSVTPTPTPTPTPAPISGSRRGRGRPQNRNSSSPAATTRATRLSKAGSPGILTPVAQEPAPPKRRRVGSSTRKTASASSLAPSSQGGAGDEDSKDSMASSMDDLLMAAADIKQEKLTPDFDDSLLPESLPSTSGASSANGHSCTEPLTVDTEINVKPADSKVKSKESPAATVEESASLSETPSAKVSAEAGKAPSLSPEMISEGVSAVSVRNFYKKPEFLENNLGIEKDPELGEIVQTVSSNDTETDVEMAVDGELNQAVSPKSRDKKEEEQDKNQKSGPKAGKKAPAQLGPKAEDISEILTEVPVEISTETAAEIIEEAEEDTCSNSSIKPGELRLDESNDGPELLLEDALIVNGDETPEQSEEKEDQVGFFHSGEYDDFEHEIMVELAKEGVLDASGNALSQQKVEIEHPEDVTLLESKNDMEEALDAAEESVERKPVKDPSAADEMAAMEVEESYIDIKQQTNQLLVVEHLAEETTEADCGPEDNKENLSTSASSTAADGLDIQLAIKEDDDEEKPLAVIADEQKPELLLTKDMGVDEKPNGKQESICDEHVQLVGQEDQENHMQNLRQEQEIHLQNLGLLTHQAAEQRRKCLLEAQARQAQLQLQQHHHHQHKRQGARGGGSATHVESSGTLKTVIKLNRSSNGGVGGSGGLPTGTVIHGGSGSSSASSTSSSSVGSATRKSSGTLGSGAGAGAGVRRQSLKMTFQKGRARGHGAADRSADQYGVHAEDSYYTIQNENEDSSHSESQGQADHGFYQMVKKDEKEKILIPEKASSFKFHPGRLCEDQCYYCSGKFGLYDTPCHVGQIKSVERQQKILAISLSIADEEKLTVDNCLCDACFRHVDRRANAPSYKKRLSAPGHLEMGAAAASALEKHFAGDSGVIPEVGGEAGSTAAVAVQQRSCAVKDCVEAAGHSLRRKCIRKSVKKFQLSLEIPAGSSIVWLCEAHYNTVIQFSGCVLCKRRLGKNHMYNITTDTDRLEKALSEMGIPVQLGMGTAVCKLCRYFANLLMKPPDSTKSQKAEFVKNYRKRLLKVHNLQDGSHEVSEADEEEAPNATEAERATADGHEDAEMPMVADYDGPTDSNSSSSSTAALDSSKQMSKLQAILQQNVGVDAAGSAGTGAVAASPVGSGSGADISNVLRGNPNISMRELFHGEEELGVQFKVPFGCSSSQRTPEGWTRVQTFLQYDEPTRRLWEELQKPYGNQSSFLRHLILLEKYYRNGDLVLAPHASSNATVYTETVRQRLNSFDHGHCGGFSSAGSPSFSGSGKRGGIPQPTGASVLATALTTPLTSHSSSSASISSDQHASVDPVIPLVELNDDDEGEDGAGGAGERESTNRQEETILESLSTVSVDKLTKQLSSNAVTIIARPKDKSQLSCNSGSSTSISSSSSAISSPEEVGVTKLTAVAPVQSKDAPPLAPASSGASNSRSILKTNLLGMNKAVEIVPLTTASHASTSTSTAASKNFFTSIASLANKPTGCHIPEKQQKILDVANKLLGSQGEPVPTALLGLQSKLKPPMHPQQAGGSGAGTSGPQKPNVAQLLSSPPELISLHRRRTSGAAAAAAASSLLGNLPGKRLQLPRSGAGPSAGAGTGTGGGTAGSRSAGGPPPPNVVILPDTLTAQERHESKSWKPTLIPLEDQHKVPNKSHALYQTADGRRLPALVQVQSGGKPYLISIFDYNRMCILRREKLLRDQMLKSNAKQKPQNQQQQQAQTHQQQQNSAASAAAFSNMVKLAQQHTARQQLQQLQQKQQQQQMPTLQPGGAAGTGVRLARLTQKPMPPLTNPQIGSQAPNFQPLLSSTLDNSNSSWLWKNFPDPNQYLLNGNGGGAGSSSSKLPHLTAKPATATSSGGAANKSAGSLFTLKQQQHQQKLIDNAIMSKIPKSLTVIPQQMGGNAGNDMGGSSSTGKD; encoded by the exons ATGTCTAGCCGGAAGCTGCCAGGAGGCTCTGGAGGAGCTGACGAAGCCACATCAGCAGCTGCCCCCCTGGACGATAATGCAAATGCCAGTGTGGTGATTCCGGCCAGCAGCGAGGAGCCAACAATGGGCGTTGGCGAAGAGATGCCCATCATAAGCAAAACGCGCACCTCAACTTCGTCAGTGGAGCCGGCTGAGGAGCCAACAGTAGCAGTAGAGCTGGATGGCGAAAAAGAGCTGGAATCGACTCCAGTTTCCAAAACGCCAAGGTCCACACCTACGCCAACCCTTACGCCAGCTGTCACGCCCACCGCCAGCGATGGAGTGGCGGCCAAGAGCGTGAGGGTTACCCGGCACTCGTCGCCACTGCTCCTGATCAGCTCGCCCACGACAAGTAGACGTGAGGTCGGCGACGGAGCGTTAGACACCGAGGAGCCAACGGGATCGGGTGGCCAAAGAAAGAGCTCCGTGGAGCGGTCTTTGGTGCCCGTTATACGCGGACGGAAGTCCATCAAGGATCTGAAAGAAGCCAAAGAAGTTAAGTCCGAAGAGGCGCCTGCCGCAGCATCAGATTCAAGAGCTGCACGTGGAGCGACGCCTGGCCAGGTCAAGGAACAGCATGTCGGGGATGGCAACGAACTGGAATCCTTGCCAATCACAGACAAGAAAGACCACAAAGACACAAAAGACAAGGAGGTTGAGCGGGAAACCGATCAGGatgcagagaaagaaaaatcaGCTCAGACAGAAATAATTGCAGATACAGAAAAATCTGTAGAAAAAGATAAGTTTACAGAGAAGGACAAAGCTGCCGATAAAGATGGAgggaaagaaaaagaaagtgatGCAAATAAGGATATAGAtaaggagaaggaaaaggcCAAGGAAGCACTTCCACCAGTGGTGCCAATAGCACCAGTGACACCCACTTGTAATCGTGTCACACGCAAATCGCATGCCCAGGAGCAGGCGATTAACACGCGGGTCACGCGCAATCGTCGCCAGTCTTCTACAGTTGGATCCAATTCCTCCTCCGCTGCGTTGTTGGTAGCTGCTAACTCCTCAGTAACAGAGCAACCACCTCCATCTCGCGGTCGACGGAAGAAGCCAGTGGTGGTGGCTCCACCCTTGGAGCCTGCGGTAAAACGAAAGCGATCCCAAGATGCTGAAGCCGACCCAGACGTCAACAACAGCACGAAGTACAGCAAGGTGGAAGTGCTAAAGTCCGAGGAAGCTGAGGCACCAGAGGAGGATTCCACTGCCGTGGCCATTAAGCAGGAACCAGTTGATGGCAGCGAAGTCAGTTCTATTTCTCCTTCAgtcacgcccacacccacacctacGCCAACGCCAGCTCCGATCTCGGGCAGTCGTCGAGGTCGTGGTCGCCCGCAGAACAGGAACTCCTCCTCGCCTGCAGCCACAACGCGGGCCACGCGGCTGAGCAAGGCGGGATCACCGGGTATCCTGACGCCAGTTGCCCAGGAACCGGCGCCACCGAAACGGCGGCGAGTCGGCTCCAGCACACGGAAGACTGCCTCGGCCAGCTCGCTGGCACCCAGCTCGCAGGGCGGCGCCGGGGATGAGGACTCCAAGGACAGTATGGCCTCGTCCATGGACGACCTGCTGATGGCCGCTGCAGATATCAAGCAGGAAAAGCTGACGCCCGACTTCGACGATAGTTTGCTGCCAGAAAGCCTGCCCTCTACTTCTGGTGCGTCGAGTGCCAATGGCCATTCCTGCACCGAGCCGCTTACTGTGGACACGGAAATCAACGTTAAGCCCGCTGATTCCAAAGTAAAGTCAAAGGAGTCACCGGCGGCAACAGTCGAGGAGTCTGCATCACTATCCGAAACGCCATCTGCCAAGGTGTCCGCAGAAGCTGGGAAGGCTCCATCTCTTAGTCCAGAGATGATAAGCGAAGGCGTGAGTGCGGTCAGTGTTCGAAACTTTTACAAGAAGCCTGAGTTCCTGGAAAACAATCTGGGCATTGAAAAGGATCCGGAGCTGGGTGAAATCGTTCAGACGGTTAGTAGCAATGACACGGAAACAGATGTGGAGATGGCAGTAGACGGCGAATTAAATCAAGCGGTCTCTCCCAAGTCGCGAGATAAAAAGGAAGAGGAGCAGGATAAGAATCAGAAATCAGGACCAAAAGCGGGAAAGAAGGCTCCTGCTCAATTAGGACCTAAAGCTGAAGACATTTCTGAAATTCTTACCGAAGTTCCTGTTGAAATTTCCACTGAGACTGCAGCCGAAATTATAGAAGAAGCAGAGGAAGACACTTGTTCAAATAGCTCAATCAAACCAGGTGAGCTTCGACTGGACGAGAGCAACGATGGACCTGAACTGCTTCTGGAAGATGCCCTCATAGTCAATGGTGATGAGACACCAGAGCAATCGGAGGAAAAGGAGGACCAGGTGGGGTTCTTCCACTCAGGAGAATACGACGACTTTGAGCACGAGATTATGGTGGAGCTGGCGAAGGAGGGTGTGCTAGATGCCAGCGGCAACGCATTGAGTCAGCAAAAGGTAGAAATTGAGCATCCCGAGGATGTTACTCTACTCGAATCCAAAAACGACATGGAGGAAGCCCTAGATGCCGCCGAGGAATCGGTTGAGCGTAAGCCAGTTAAGGACCCGTCCGCCGCGGACGAAATGGCGGCCATGGAGGTGGAGGAATCCTATATTGACATTAAGCAGCAGACGAATCAACTGTTAGTTGTTGAACACTTGGCAGAAGAGACCACGGAAGCGGACTGCGGTCCCGAGGATAATAAGGAGAACTTGTCCACGTCTGCTTCCAGCACCGCTGCCGATGGTCTGGATATTCAGTTGGCCATCAAGGAGGATGATGACGAGGAGAAACCGCTTGCAGTTATCGCTGACGAACAGAAGCCTGAGCTGCTGTTGACCAAGGACATGGGAGTGGATGAGAAACCAAACGGCAAGCAGGAATCGATCTGCGATGAGCATGTTCAGCTAGTGGGGCAGGAGGATCAGGAAAATCATATGCAAAACCTTCGTCAAGAACAGGAGATTCACTTGCAAAACCTTGGCCTACTCACTCACCAGGCCGCTGAACAGAGGCGCAAATGTCTGCTTGAGGCACAGGCCCGCCAGGCGCAATTGCAGCTCCAGCaacatcaccatcaccagcacAAGCGACAAGGAGCGCGCGGAGGAGGTAGTGCCACTCATGTGGAATCCAGCGGTACTCTAAAGACAGTCATCAAGCTGAACAGGAGCAGCAATGGAGGAGTGGGCGGTAGTGGCGGCCTGCCCACTGGTACAGTTATCCATGGGGGCAGCGGCTCTTCCTCCGCTTCCTCCACGTCCTCCTCTTCAGTGGGCAGTGCCACACGTAAATCAAGCGGTACTTTGGGCTCAGGAGCGGGAGCAGGTGCTGGCGTTCGCCGGCAGTCGCTTAAGATGACATTCCAGAAGGGTCGGGCTCGTGGTCACGGTGCTGCGGATCGATCCGCCGATCAGTATGGCGTCCACGCCGAGGACTCCTACTACACCATTCAGAACGAG AACGAAG ATTCGTCACACTCGGAAAGTCAGGGACAGGCGGACCACGGCTTCTACCAGATGGtcaaaaaggacgaaaaggagAAGATCCTTATTCCGGAAAAGGCCTCTTCGTTTAAGTTCCATCCAGGGAGGCTGTGCGAAGACCAGTGCTACTACTGCAGCGGAAAGTTTGGACTCTATGACACACCCTGCCATGTTGGACAAATAAAGTCCGTGGAGCGCCAGCAGAAGATCTTAGCCA TTTCCTTATCAATTGCAGACGAGGAGAAGCTGACTGTGGATAACTGCTTGTGCGACGCATGTTTTCGACATGTGGATCGTCGGGCAAATGCGCCATCCTACAAGAAACGTCTTTCCGCTCCAGGTCACTTGGAAATGGGGGCTGCGGCGGCTTCTGCTCTAGAGAAACACTTTGCTGGCGACAGCGGCGTCATTCCGGAAGTGGGTGGCGAAGCTGGTTCTACGGCAGCCGTGGCCGTGCAGCAACGTTCATGTGCCGTTAAGGACTGCGTCGAGGCGGCAGGACACTCGCTGCGACGCAAGTGCATCCGCAAGAGCGTGAAGAAGTTTCAGCTCAGCCTGGAGATTCCCGCGGGCTCGTCGATCGTGTGGCTGTGTGAGGCGCATTACAACACGGTCATCCAATTTTCCGGCTGCGTTCTTTGCAAGCGTAGATTGGGCAAGAACCATATGTACAATATAACAACG GACACAGATCGACTGGAAAAGGCGCTGTCCGAGATGGGCATCCCAGTTCAGCTGGGCATGGGTACTGCAGTCTGCAAGCTGTGTCGCTATTTTGCCAACCTTTTGATGAAGCCACCGGACAGCACAAAGTCCCAAAAGGCGGAATTCGTGAAGAACTACAGAAAGAG GCTCCTCAAGGTGCATAATCTGCAGGATGGCAGTCATGAAGTGTCCGAAGCGGATGAAGAAGAGGCACCTAACGCAACGGAGGCGGAAAGGGCAACCGCAGACGGACACGAAGATGCCGAGATGCCCATGGTAGCGGACTATGATGGACCTACCGATTCCAATTCAAGTAGTTCTTCGACAGCCGCTCTGGACAGCAGCAAACAAATGTCTAAGCTGCAGGCCATTCTGCAGCAAAACGTGGGAGTGGATGCGGCAGGATCAGCGGGAACAGGAGCTGTTGCAGCAAGTCCCGTAGGAAGCGGATCTGGGGCAGATATCTCAAACGTATTGCGCGGGAATCCGAACATTTCCATGCGAGAACTTTTCCACGGCGAAGAAGAGCTGGGTGTGCAGTTCAAGGTTCCGTTcggatgcagcagcagccagcgcACGCCGGAGGGTTGGACACGGGTGCAGACTTTCCTACAGTACGATGAGCCGACGCGCCGCCTCTGGGAGGAGTTGCAAAAGCCGTACGGCAACCAAAGCTCCTTTCTGCGCCACTTGATACTACTGGAAAAGTACTACCGAAACGGAGATCTCGTCCTGGCACCGCACGCCTCCTCCAATGCCACGGTTTACACCGAGACCGTCCGCCAGCGGCTAAATTCTTTTGATCACGGTCACTGCGGTGGATTCAGCAGCGCAGGCAGCCCTTCTTTTTCGGGATCCGGCAAGCGCGGTGGCATACCTCAACCTACGGGTGCCAGTGTGCTGGCCACCGCTCTCACAACACCCTTGACAAGCCATTCATCCTCTTCTGCATCCATTTCATCCGATCAGCATGCGTCGGTTGATCCTGTCATTCCGCTGGTAGAGCTCAATGATGACGATGAAGGCGAAGATGGGGCAGGCGGAGCAGGCGAAAGGGAGTCGACAAACAGGCAGGAGGAAACAATCTTGGAAAGCCTCAGCACAGTCTCGGTGGACAAGCTGACCAAGCAGCTCAGCTCGAATGCGGTGACGATTATCGCCCGGCCCAAAGACAAATCGCAGCTCTCCTGCAACAGTGGATCCTCCACGTCCATTTCCAGCTCCTCGTCCGCTATTTCCTCGCCTGAGGAAGTGGGCGTCACTAAGCTCACGGCAGTAGCACCAGTCCAGTCCAAGGATGCACCGCCACTGGCGCCTGCAAGTAGCGGTGCTAGCAACAGTCGCAGTATCCTCAAAACCAATCTCCTGGGCATGAACAAGGCCGTGGAAATTGTGCCGTTAACGACTGCCTCCCACGcttccacctccacatccactGCTGCATCTAAAAACTTCTTTACATCCATCGCCTCACTGGCTAACAAGCCAACTGGATGCCATATACCTGAGAAACAGCAAAAGATTTTGGACGTGGCCAATAAGCTGCTCGGCAGCCAGGGCGAACCGGTACCAACCGCCTTGCTTGGCCTGCAGTCAAAGCTAAAGCCTCCAATGCATCCGCAACAGGCCGGGGGATCAGGAGCGGGAACTAGTGGCCCTCAGAAGCCTAATGTGGCGCAATTGCTTAGCTCTCCACCAGAGCTAATCAGCTTGCATCGACGGCGGACGAgcggagcagcagcggcggcggcggccagcaGCTTACTCGGCAACCTTCCGGGCAAGAGGCTTCAACTTCCACGATCTGGAGCAGGGCCTTCAGCAGGAGCGGGAACTGGAACGGGCGGTGGAACAGCAGGAAGCCGCAGTGCGGGTGGACCACCACCGCCCAATGTGGTCATACTGCCGGACACCCTTACCGCACAGGAGCGACACGAGAGCAAGAGCTGGAAGCCAACGCTGATACCGCTGGAGGATCAGCACAAGGTGCCGAACAAGTCACATGCTCTTTATCAGACCGCCGACGGTCGAAGGTTGCCCGCCCTGGTGCAAGTGCAGTCTGGTGGCAAGCCATACCTCATCTCTATCTTCGACTACAACCGCATGTGCATCTTGCGAAGGGAAAAGCTGCTGCGGGACCAGATGCTCAAAAGTAACGCCAAGCAAAAGCCGCAgaaccagcaacagcagcaggcccaaacgcaccagcagcagcagaactcCGCCGCATCGGCGGCTGCCTTCTCCAATATGGTGAAGTTGGCCCAACAACACACGGCGCgacagcagctccagcagctgcaacagaagcagcagcagcaacaaatgcccACTTTACAGCCAGGTGGAGCAGCTGGTACGGGTGTACGACTTGCCCGGCTGACGCAGAAACCGATGCCACCACTGACTAATCCGCAGATAGGCAGTCAGGCGCCCAACTTTCAGCCACTGCTGTCCAGTACGCtggacaacagcaacagctccTGGCTGTGGAAAAACTTTCCTGATCCCAATCAGTATCTgctaaatggaaatggaggggGTGCCGGGAGCTCCTCCAGCAAGTTGCCACATCTCACGGCCAAACCAGCCACGGCAACCAGTAGTGGCGGAGCGGCCAACAAATCAGCAGGAAGCCTATTTACCCtcaagcaacagcagcaccagcagaaaCTCATCGACAACGCCATCATGTCAAAGATACCCAAAAGTTTGACCGTAATACCGCAGCAGATGGGTGGAAATGCCGGCAACGATATGGGGGGCAGCAGCTCCACCGGCAAGGACTGA